A single Trypanosoma brucei gambiense DAL972 chromosome 9, complete sequence DNA region contains:
- a CDS encoding metallo-peptidase, Clan ME, Family M16, translating to MFRPSFCRCLPVLNCTLSAPQCAAAIDRCTPVVYSSLPNGCRVATEYLPNCQFATVGVWIDAGSRFEDINNNGVAHFLEHMNFKGTAKYSKRAVEDLFEHRGAHFNAYTSRDRTAYYVKAFKYDVEKMIDVVSDLLQNGRYDPSDVELERPTILAEMREVEELVDEVLMDNLHQAAYDPAHCGLPLTILGPVENISSRINRDMIQEFVRVHYTGPRMSFISSGGIHPDEAHRLAEKFFGNLPAANNSPLLQSQYRGGYTVMWNEQMATANTAFAYPICGAIHDDSYALQLVHNVIGQVREGQHDQFAHQRLNPRLPWEKLSNLVQLRPFYTPYKETSLLGYQLVTMRTAVADANGGVQRDESQTVLLDHMLKLFNELSTKAVDAALLEEAKSEYKSSVMMMRDSTTNSAEDLGRQMIHLGRRVPLREVFERVDAVTPAVFRDTLAKYVQAVQPTVSYIGSASAVPRFDALTQVKHIL from the coding sequence atgttTCGTCCATCCTTTTGCAGATGTCTTCCCGTGCTGAACTGCACGCTGAGCGCTCCTCAATGTGCTGCTGCGATTGACCGTTGCACACCGGTTGTTTACTCTTCACTTCCCAACGGATGTCGTGTGGCCACCGAATATTTGCCAAATTGTCAGTTTGCCACCGTTGGGGTGTGGATTGACGCAGGCAGTCGCTTCGAGGATATTAACAACAACGGCGTTGCGCACTTTCTTGAACACATGAACTTCAAAGGCACTGCAAAGTACTCCAAGCGTGCCGTGGAAGATCTCTTCGAGCATAGGGGGGCCCACTTCAATGCATACACTTCGCGTGACCGAACAGCATATTACGTGAAGGCGTTCAAATATGATGTGGAGAAAATGATTGATGTTGTCTCGGATTTACTGCAAAACGGCAGATACGACCCAAGCGATGTCGAGTTGGAGAGGCCGACAATCCTAGCCGAGATgcgggaggtggaggagctggTGGATGAAGTGCTCATGGATAACCTCCATCAGGCAGCTTACGACCCGGCACACTGCGGGCTTCCGCTCACTATTCTAGGCCCTGTGGAAAACATTTCCTCCCGCATAAACCGTGACATGATACAGGAGTTTGTTCGGGTGCACTACACCGGCCCGCGCATGTCTTTCATTAGTTCCGGTGGCATCCATCCAGATGAAGCACATAGGCTTGCCGAGAAGTTCTTTGGAAACCTCCCTGCAGCGAACAACTCCCCACTGCTGCAGTCACAATACCGGGGTGGTTACACCGTGATGTGGAACGAACAAATGGCCACGGCAAATACCGCTTTCGCGTATCCTATATGCGGGGCCATACACGACGACAGCTACGCACTACAGTTAGTTCATAACGTTATTGGGCAAGTGCGTGAAGGACAACATGACCAATTTGCTCATCAGCGACTGAACCCGCGGCTCCCGTGGGAAAAGTTGTCAAACCTGGTCCAGCTGCGACCTTTCTATACTCCATACAAAGAGACTAGTCTCCTTGGGTATCAGTTAGTTACTATGCGCACGGCAGTCGCTGACGCCAACGGCGGTGTTCAGCGAGATGAGAGCCAGACTGTGTTGCTGGATCACATGCTAAAGTTGTTTAATGAGCTGTCTACCAAAGCTGTTGACGCTGCACTCCTCGAGGAGGCAAAAAGTGAGTATAAGTCATCGGTTATGATGATGCGAGACAGCACAACAAATAGCGCGGAGGACTTGGGTCGGCAGATGATTCACCTTGGTCGACGCGTGCCTCTGCGGGAGGTGTTCGAGCGAGTGGATGCCGTCACTCCAGCAGTGTTTCGTGACACATTAGCGAAGTACGTACAAGCGGTTCAACCTACAGTTTCGTACATTGGTTCGGCCTCCGCTGTCCCTCGATTTGACGCCCTCACACAAGTAAAGCACATACTTTGA